The segment ATGCAACACGTCGACGGTGTCCAGGCGGGTGAGTTGCGTTTCTCGGGCGAATGCCCGGAAGTGGTTCAACGCCTGCGCCGCCAGCGCCTCGGGCGAGGGCGGATCGGCTCCTTGGAGTGTGATGCTCTCATGGATATGCGCAACTGCGCCGGAGCGGGTGTCGAAGACCACGCAGGCCTGGTGAGCCTTGACCTCAACGCCGCCTGAAAAATCAACCTGCATTGCATCCTCCCATCATGGACGTCAGAAAAACGACAGCGTGAACAGGCCCTGGGCCGTCTGGTCCTCTCCCGTGGCAATGCCGCAGGTCACGGAGGTCATGTTCTGTCTGAACAAGGATGACCGCCATTGAAACCAGTTGCCGAAGGTCTCGGGGAATTCCTCGCCACCGGGACGCGGCCGGGTTCGCGCTCCGACGATGCCGCAGAACTGGGTGCCTCTTCCCGTCGTACCGCTGAGCGCGGCCGTCACAAAGGTGTGGGTCGGTGCGAAGTTGAGGTCCACCGTGTGGATCTGGCTTCCGCTCTGCTGCCAAAACCGGGTCATCATGTCATTGACGGGCACGACTTCATCCTCCCTTTCCAGGTCAGAACCGTCCGCGATCGTTGGAGCTCCTCTGTTCGTGGGATCGCTGCGGTCAACGCCGATAGAGTGATGCCGTGAAGCAAAGCTGTATGTGGCAATTGCCACAATCTCATCTATGAATGCAGACGCGCTCGCTCGCGGAGCGGTCGGCACGATTCAGGCGGAAGGCAAACATGAGCAGCAACGGAAACTGGGGACGTTCGCAAAGCAGCTTCGACGACGGTGTCGGACCCGTGGCATCCATCGGCGTGATCGCGCTGAGCACGGATCGGGTCGGGGTATGGGACGTGGAACAATTCCTGGCGAGCGCCAAAGGCGTGGCCGTGTTCTCGACCCGGGTCGCCATGAGCACAGTCGCCACGCCCGAGACCCTGCGCCAGCTCGGCGATCATCTGGAAGGGGCCGCCAGTCTGCTCGTTCCGGGATCACCCCTCGACGTCATCGGCTTCAGCTGCACCTCTGGCACTGTCGCCGTCGGGCTCGACCGCGTCCATGCCAGCATCGGCAAGGGGCGCCCGGGACTTCCCATCGCCACACCCATCGAGGCAGGCGCCAAGGGGCTGAGCCAGTTCGGCGCACGGCGCATCTCGCTGCTCGTGCCCTATCTCGTGGACACCGCCAATCTCATCGGGAATTATTTCGAGAGCAATGGCTGGACCATCGACAAACGCTCCACCTTCGACCTCGGCGGCGATCCGGAAATGAACAGGGTCAGCGGCGACGCCATCCTCGAAGCGGCCATTGCCTCCACCGATCCCGACAGCGATGCCCTGTTCATCTCCTGCACCGGGCTTCGCACCTCGTCACTCATCGACCGGATCGAAGCGGCTATCGGCAAGCCGGTGGTCACCAGCAACCAGGCGCTGGCCTGGGACTGCCTGCGGCTGGCGGGCGTGAAGGACAAGATTGCCGGACAGGGACGGCTTTTCGCCGAGCACTAGCCGAGCTTTGGAAAGTCGCGTGGGTCTAGGCCAAGGCGGTCCGGATGAAATCGGCCGCCTTGGCGATCGCTTGGCGCCCCGGCTCCAGGCGGGCGGCCCAAAGCGGCCAGGCATGGATCATCTTCGGCCAGACTTCCAGGATGACCCGGCACTCCGCGGCCCCCGCTCGGCCCGCCAGGCGCACCGCGTCGTCGAGAAGCGTCTCGTCACTTCCCACCTGGATCAGCATCGGAGGAAGCCCGCGGAGCTCAGCGTAGAGCGGGGAGGCGAGGGGGGCATCCGGCGCCGTGGTGCCGAGATAGGCCGCGGCGAGCTCGTGCAAATAGGCCTCGTGGATCAAAGGATCGACCGCATCCTTTGACTTCAGAGTCGCCCCGGTCATCTTAAGATCGGTCCAGGGCGAGATCAGCCAGGCGCAGGCCGGCAGCGGTTCATTCGCCTCACGCAATGAGATCATCAACGCCAGCGCCAGGCCGGTCCCGGCGCTGTCGCCGCCCAGCACCAGGCGTCGCGGAGAAAAACCCTTGGCCAGCAGCGTTCGATAGGCCAGCAGGGCATCGTCCAGGGCGGCGGGGAAGGGATGCTCAGGGCTAGGCGATAGCCGACGGCCAGCGTCGAGATGGACGCCGCACGGCCGGCCGCCGTCACGAGGCCACGATGGCTGGCGATCGATCCCGAGCAATAGCCGCCGCCGTGAAAATAGATCAGGACCGAGGACGGATCGGCCGTGGCGGTGCGTGACCATTCGACCGGAACCTCACCGAAGCGTTCGCCCTGCAGCGTCACGTCGCTGCCGATCGGATCGAGCGTTGCCACCGTGTCCAGCCGCATCCGACGTTCTGACCAGCCCTGCGGGCGGGGCGCAGCGGACAGAAGCGCCCTGAGTGCATCGATTTCCGTCGTCATGGCCGTCATGCACGGGCTCCTTGAAAGGTACAGGCGGCTCTCAGTCGAGGCCCATGGGCGCGGGGTTCATCTGCCGACGCGTTGCACATTGCGATCTCGGCACATTCGCTCCGTCGCAAGTCTAGTGAAGTCGAACAGCGTCGCGAAAGGTTGTTTTCGTGGCCTAAAATGTCAAGCAAACAATTTCAGGACGGCCTTTGCTGTCGGCGCAGGTCGCGGGGGGTCGCACTGCATCACGGTTGCTTGCAAACGATTAACTCATACGGTTAGCTTTATTGGTGCTGCCTGCACAGTCGCACTAGGCTTTGCGGCGGGGCGGATGCGAGGGTGGGGTGATGTTCAAGAGAGTGGCGTTCGCGCTTGCCGCCCTGGCTATGCTTGGGCTTTCCGGCTGCATGCATCCCGGTCGGGTGCCCGCGGTCACCGTAGCAGATGCCGCCGAACCCACGGTCCTCGGCTTGCCGAACGCCCGCTTCTACATCGACACCGACGTCGCCCTCATGCAGGAGGAAGGCGCCAAATCCGTCCAACGAGAGTTCGCCGCACTGCGTCTGAGGCCGGGAGCGCCCCTGCCTCCGGCGCGGTTCCTCGCCTTGTCGGGCGGCGGTGACGATGGCGCCTTCGGGGCCGGCCTGCTCGTCGGCTGGACGGCCACAGGGCGGCGGCCGTCCTTCAAGATCGTCACGGGCATCAGCACCGGTGCCCTCATCGCGCCCTTCGCGTTTCTCGGTTCCGACTATGACGGGGTTCTGCGCGCCGTCTATACCGAGACCTCGCAGAAGGACATCTTCACGCCGAGGATGGTGTTTGCGGCCCTCACCAACGACGCCATGTCGGACACCACGCCGCTCTATCGCATGATCTCGAGATATGTCGACGCCAACCTGATGGCGCGGATCGCTAAGGAGTATCGCAAAGGGCGGCTGCTGCTCATCGCCACCACCAATCTGGATGCCGGGCGGCCGGTCATCTGGAATATCGGCGCCATCGCCAATAGCGGCCATCCGCAGGCGATCGAGACCATCAAACGCATCCTTCTGGCGTCGGCCTCGATCCCCGGCGCCTTCCCGCCGGTCATGTTCGATGTCGACGTCAATGGCGTACCGCGCCAGGAGATGCATGTGGATGGCGGCGCCGTGGCACAGGTGTTCCTCTATCCGCCGACGATCAGCGTCAAGGGCGGCCCCAAGCGCAAGCGCGAGGCGTATATCATCCGCAATGGCCGCTTCTCCGTGCCGTGGACGACGGTCGACCGGCAGACGCTGTCCATCGCCGGCCGCGCCGTCAACACCATGATCACCAGCAATGGCATCGGTGATCTCTATCGCATCTACGCCACCACCCAACGTGACGGGGTGGATTTCAACCTCGCAGTGATCGGTCCCGATTTCACGGTTCCCTACAAGACGCCGTTTGAGCAGTCCTACATGCGTGCTTTGTTCAATTACGGCTATGAGGCCGCGATTGCGGGCTATAAATGGCGAAAGACGCCTCCGGGGCTTTGAGCCAAAGGCGCCGTGCGTGACGCTGAGGAGCGCAAGGCCAGGCGCTACTCGGCGGCTTCCGCGAGTGCGGCGGGGATGTAGTTGAGGATCGGTGCCAGCCAGCGCTCGACGTCCCGCACCGACATCGCCTTGCGGGCCGCATAATCCTCCACCTGATCCCGCTCGACCTTGGCCACGCCAAAATAATAGCTTTCGGGGTGGGAGAGATACATTCCCGACACCGAGGATCCCGGCCACATGGCCATGCTCTCGGTCAGGGTGACACCCGCCTCGCGCTCCGCGTCCAGCAGCTTGAACAGCGTGGTCTTCTCGGTGTGGTCGGGCTGTGCGGGATAGCCGGGCGCCGGGCGGATGCCCTGATAAGGCTCGCTGATCAGATCCTCGGGCGCCAGATTCTCTTGTGGCGCATAGCCCCAGAATTCCTTGCGCACCTTTTCATGCAGGCGCTCGGCAAAGGCTTCGGCAAAGCGGTCGGCCAGCGCCTTCACGAGGATGGAGTTGTAATCGTCATTCGCTCTCTCGAAGCGCTGAGCGATCGCCACTTCCTCGATGCCCGCCGTCACCACGAAGCCGCCGAGATAATCCGGCTTGCCGCTGTCGCGAGGCGCCACGAAATCGGAGAGGGCGACATTCGGCTTGCCGTCGCGCTTGGAGAGCTGCTGGCGGAGCGTGACGAAGGTCTCCAGCTCCGTGGTGCGGGTGTCATCCGTGAACAGGCGAATGTCGTCGCCGACCGCATTTGCAGGCCAGAAGCCGATGACGCCCTTCGGCACAAACCATTGCTCGTCGATGATCTTGGCCAGCATGGCCTGGGCGTCCTCGAAGAGCTGGCGCGCGGCGGCACCCTGCTTCTCGTCCTCGAGGATCTTGGGATAGCGGCCTTTCAGCTCCCAGGTCTGGAAGAAAGGGGTCCAGTCGATGTAGCGGGCGAGCTCGGCCAGGTCCCAGCCGGCGAAACTGCGGGTGCCGAGAAAGGACGGCTTCGGCGGGGTGTAGTTCGACCAGTCGATCCGGTGCGGATTGGCCCGCGCCCTGGCGAGCGAAAGGCGCTGCTTGTCGCGTTCGGAGCGCTCATGGGCTTCGGTCACCTTGCGGTATTCGGCGCGCAGGGCCTCCACATAGGCGGGCTTGGCCTCGTGGGAGAGCAGGTTGGAGACCACGCCGACGGCACGGCTGGCGTCGGTGACATAGACGGCCTGGCCGCGGGCGTAGCGGGGGTGGATCTTCACCGCCGTGTGCACCCGGCTGGTGGTCGCGCCGCCGATCAGGAGCGGAATGTCGAAGCCTTCGCGCTCCATCTCGGCGGCCACATGAGCCATCTCGTCGAGGGACGGGGTGATCAGGCCGGACAGGCCGATGATGTCGACATTCTCCTCCCTGGCGGTGGCGAGGATCTTCGTTGCCGGCACCATCACGCCGAGATCGATGATCTCGTAATTGTTGCAGGCGAGCACGACGCCGACGATGTTCTTGCCAATGTCGTGGACGTCGCCCTTCACCGTGGCCATGAGGATCTTGCCGGCGGTCTGGCGCTCACCATTGTCGATGCCCTTGGCGGCGTTGGCGAGTTTTTCCGCCTCCATATGCGGCAGGAGCCCCGCCACGGCCTGCTTCATCACGCGGGCCGATTTGACCACCTGGGGCAGGAACATCTTGCCGGCGCCGAACAGGTCGCCGACCACGTTCATGCCCGCCATCAGCGGGCCCTCGATCACATGGAGGGGGCGCTCGGCCGCAAGCCTGGCCTCTTCCGTGTCCATGTCGATGAATTCGGTGATGCCGTTGACCAGAGCGTGGGAAATGCGTTGCTCGACGGGCCATTCACGCCAGGCGAGGTCCTTCTCCCGGGCCTCCTTGCCGGCCGTGCCCTTGAAGCGCTCGGCAATCTCCAGCAGGCGCTCGGTCGCCGGGCCGCCCGCTTTCGGCAGGCGGTTGAGGACGACGTCCTCGCAGGCCTCGCGCAGACCCGGCTCTATAGTGTCGTAGACGGCGAGCTGGCCGGCATTGACGATGCCCATGTCCATGCCGCGCTGGATGGCATGGTAGAGAAAGACCGCGTGCATGGCCTCACGCACCGGCTCGTTGCCGCGGAAGGAGAAGGACAGGTTCGACACGCCGCCCGAGATGTGGACGTGAGGCAGGGACGCCGTGATCTCGCCGGTGGCCTCGATGAAGTCGACGCCGTAATTGTCGTGCTCCTCGATGCCGGTGGCGACGGCGAAGACATTGGGATCGAAAATGATGTCTTCCGGTGCGAAACCCGCCTGCTCGGTCAGCAGCTTATAGGCCCGGGTGCAGATCTCGACCTTGCGGGCGCGAGTATCAGCCTGGCCCTGCTCGTCGAAGGCCATGACCACCACCGCCGCTCCATAGATCCGGCACAGCCTGGCGTGATGCAGGAAGGCCTCCTCACCCTCCTTCATGGAGATCGAATTCACGATCGGCTTGCCCTGCACGCATTTCAGACCGGCCTCGATCACCTCCCATTTGGAGCTGTCGATCATCACGGGGACGCGGGCGATGTCCGGCTCGGCGGCGATCAAGTTCAAATACTCGACCATTGCCTTCTGCGAATCGATCAGCCCCTCGTCCATGTTGACGTCGATGATCTGGGCGCCGTTCTCGACCTGGTCGCGGGCGACGTCCAGGGCGGCGGCATAGTCACCGGCCGTGATCAGCTTCCTGAACTTGGCCGAGCCCGTCACATTGGTGCGCTCGCCGACATTGACGAAGGGGATGTCCTTGGTCAGCGTGAACGGCTCGAGGCCGGACAGGCGCATGAGCGGCTCAAACTCCGGGATCGCGCGCGGTGCATATTTCCCGACCGCATCGGCGATGGCCCGGATATGTTCGGGCGTCGAGCCGCAGCAACCGCCGACGACATTGACCAGGCCTTCGCGCGCAAAGGCCTCGACCTGGCCCGCCATGAATTCGGGGCTCTCGTCATATTGGCCAAAGGCGTTGGGAAGGCCGGCATTGGGATAGGCGCAGAGGAACGTGTCCGCGGCGCCCGACAATTCGGCCAGATGCGGGCGCATGGCGGCGGCGCCCAGGGCGCAATTGAGCCCGACAGTGAACGGCTTGGCATGGCGAATCGAGTGCCAGAAGGCGGTGGGGGTCTGGCCGGACAACGTGCGGCCGGACAGATCGGTGATCGTGCCGGAAATCATGATCGGCAGGTGCACGCCCTTTTCGAGGAAAATCTCCTCGCAGGCAAAGATCGCGGCCTTGGCGTTCAACGTATCGAAGATCGTCTCGATCAGGATGATGTCGGCGCCGCCATCGATCAGGCCGCGCAACTGCTCGCCATAGGCGATCCTCAAATCATCAAAGGTGGTGGCCCGATAGCCGGGGTTGTTGACATCCGGCGAGATGGAGGCCGTCCGGTTCGTGGGCCCTAAGGCGCCGGCGACGAAGCGGCGCTTGCCGTCCTCCCGCTCGGCGCGGAGGGCCGCTCGGCGCACGAGGCGGGCTCCGTCCAGGTTCAGCCGGTAGACCATGTCCTCCATGCCGTAATCGGCCTGGGCGATCGCCGTCGAGGAGAAGGTGTTCGTCTCGATGATGTCCGCGCCAGCCTTGGCGTAGCGGTAGTGGATCTCCTCGACCGCGGCCGGCTGGGAGAGGATCAGCAGGTCGTTATTGCCCTTCTGATGGCAGGCGCAGCCGACGAAATGATCACCGCGGAAGTGATCCTCATCGAAGCCAAGACCCTGGATCTGCGTCCCCATGGCGCCGTCGAGGATGAGGATGCGTTCGCGTGCGGCTGCCTGGAGCGCTGCCTTGATCTCAACGCCATCCGGCTTTTCAGCTACGGCCCCATCGCCGAAGCTTGGCGAGTTCTGCGACAAATCCTGTCCTGACACAATCATTTCCACCAATCACATAAAGACATCTTTATGTGAATATGTGGAAGGTGGCAAGCTTGGAAGGCGAGTTTTTCCTGTGGGTTGGCAGTATTGCAGTCACAGGGATCGGCCAGCCGGAACTCGGATTGCTTATCGGGAGGAGGCGATCGCCCGCCACAGCCGGTCCGGCGTCAGCGGCATGTCCAAGGTGGTGATGCCCAGAGGCCGCACGGCATCCAGGGCGGCATTGACGATCGCCGGGGGCAGACCCACAGTGCCGACCTCGGCACATCCCTTGGCCTTGAGGGGGTTGTGCTCGCAGGCCGTGGCATGCGTGAGCACGGTGAAATCGGGCAGATCGTCGGCGCGCGGCACCGCGTAATCCTGAAGCGACGCCGTCAGCATCTGGCCCGCATCGTCGAAGACGCAGTGCTCGGTCACCGCCTGCCCGAAGCCTTGCGCCAGAGCTCCATGAATCTGACCCTCGACCACCATGGGATTGATGATGTGGCCGACATCGTCCACCGCCACGATTCTGAGGATTTTCATCTCGCCCGTCTCGGGATCGATCTCAAGCTCACAGACATGACAGCCGCCGGGATAGGTCCAGTTTGCGGGATCGTAAGCGGCCGTCTCATCGAGGCCCGCTTCGAGGCCTGGCGGATAGCTGCGGAGGCTGTAGGCGGCCGCCGCCACCTCCTTGACGGTCACCGAGCGGTTGGTGCCGGCGATCCGAAACACGCCCTCTGAAAAGCTCAGCTCGGAAGTCGGCGCCTCGAGCAGATGAGCTGCGATCGCCTGCAGTTTGACTTCGATCTTGGCCAGTGCGCGAATGATGGCCGAGCCAGCCAGCACCAGGGAGCGAGATGCCGCCGTGCCGCGGCCGAAGGGAATGCGATCGGTGTCGCCCTGGACGATCCTGACGGATTCGATCGGTATGCCCAATCGATCGGATACGATCTGGGCGAAGGTCGTCTCGTGGCCCTGACCATGACTGTGGGCGCCGCTGAACACCGTGACCGACCCTCCGGGATTGACCCGGATCTGAGCAATCTCGGACCGTCCGCCGCGGGCACCCAGGCTGGCCGCCTGATGGCTCGGCATGCCGCCGGCGATCTCCACATAGGTCGACAGGCCGATGCCGTGCAGCATCCCCCGCGCGGAGGCTTCGGCACGACGTCGCGAGGCTCCCTGCCAGTCAGCGGCCTCGAGCGCAAGATCGAGTGTGGCTTCGTGATCCCCTGAATCATAGGTCAGTCCCACGGGCGTTTCGTAGGGGAACGCCTCGCGGGGAATGAAATTGCGCCGCCGCAGGGCAATGCGGTCCATGCCCAACTCATGGGCCGCCTGATCGACCAAGCGTTCTAGCAGATAGGTGGCCTCGGGTCGGCCGGCACCGCGATAGGCGTCGATGCGGGAGGTATGGGTAAAGACGAGCTCAACGTTGCAGTAGATCGCCGGCAGCCGGTAGACGCCCGATAGGAGCGGCGCATAGTAGAAGGTCGGAATGGCACTGCCACCCAGGGACAGATAGGCGCCGACATTGGCGAGCGTCCTGACCCGCAGGCCGAGGAAGGTGCCGTCGCGGTCGAGGGCGAGTTCGGCCCAGGTCTTGTGGTCGCGGCCATGGACGTCGGTGAGGAAGGCCTCCGTCCGATCGGAGGTCCATCGGACCGCGCGATTCAGCTGCCGGGCGGCCCAGCACAGGCAGACCTCCTCGGGATAGACGGGGATCTTGCCGCCGAAGCCGCCTCCCACATCGGGGGAGATCACACGCATGTCGCCGTCGCTGATCCCGAGGAGCGCACAGATGATGCTGCGGGCGGTGTGCGGGTTCTGGCTCGTCGTGTGGAGGGTGAACAATCCGGTGCCAGCGTCATACCGCGCCAAGGCCGCCCGGCCCTCCATCGGGACCGGGGCCAGCCGGTTGTTGATCAGCTCGATCCGCGTCACATGGGCCGCCCCGGCGATGGCCTCAGCCACGGCAGACGAGTCCCCGATCTCCCAGTCACAACACAGATTGCCCTTGACCTCGTCCCAGACCCGAGGTGCTTCGGGGAGGATCGCCCGCGCTACATCGGCCACCGCCTCGTGGACGCGATAGTCGACCGACACGGCCTCGATCGCATCCTGGGCGGCCGCGGCGGTCTCGGCGATCACCACAGCAACCGGCTCGCCGACATGGCGGGCCTTGTCCGTTGCCAGGACGAAGTGCGGCGGCTCGGCCATAGGGTTTCCCGCCCGATCCTTGAGCTGCCAGCCGCAGGGCAGGGAGCCAATCCCGGCCTGTTTGAGATCCCGGCCGGTATAGACTGCAAGGACGCCGGGCATGGCGAGCGCTGCCCGGATGTCGATCGCGCCGATCTCCGCATGGGCGTGCGGCGAGCGCAGGAAACGTGCGTGAGCCACGCCGGGGACGACAAGGTCGTCGACGAAGCGGCCGGCGCCGGTGATGAAGCGATGGTCTTCCTTGCGCCGCACCGAACGGCCGACCAGAACGCCTGGCGCGGGTTGATTGAAATCGGTCAAGGCGATGATTCCCGGCTTACTGTGTGTCAGGCGCTGACGAGTTCTTCAGTGATCACGGCCTTGGTGAACTCCTCCATTTCGGCCAGAAAGCGCCGCGCCGCAGCCGTCGCCCCGGCCTCATTCCCCTCTGCAATGGCTTCCATGGCCGCAGCATGGGCAAGGGCGATCGAGACA is part of the Rhodoligotrophos appendicifer genome and harbors:
- the metH gene encoding methionine synthase, whose protein sequence is MSQNSPSFGDGAVAEKPDGVEIKAALQAAARERILILDGAMGTQIQGLGFDEDHFRGDHFVGCACHQKGNNDLLILSQPAAVEEIHYRYAKAGADIIETNTFSSTAIAQADYGMEDMVYRLNLDGARLVRRAALRAEREDGKRRFVAGALGPTNRTASISPDVNNPGYRATTFDDLRIAYGEQLRGLIDGGADIILIETIFDTLNAKAAIFACEEIFLEKGVHLPIMISGTITDLSGRTLSGQTPTAFWHSIRHAKPFTVGLNCALGAAAMRPHLAELSGAADTFLCAYPNAGLPNAFGQYDESPEFMAGQVEAFAREGLVNVVGGCCGSTPEHIRAIADAVGKYAPRAIPEFEPLMRLSGLEPFTLTKDIPFVNVGERTNVTGSAKFRKLITAGDYAAALDVARDQVENGAQIIDVNMDEGLIDSQKAMVEYLNLIAAEPDIARVPVMIDSSKWEVIEAGLKCVQGKPIVNSISMKEGEEAFLHHARLCRIYGAAVVVMAFDEQGQADTRARKVEICTRAYKLLTEQAGFAPEDIIFDPNVFAVATGIEEHDNYGVDFIEATGEITASLPHVHISGGVSNLSFSFRGNEPVREAMHAVFLYHAIQRGMDMGIVNAGQLAVYDTIEPGLREACEDVVLNRLPKAGGPATERLLEIAERFKGTAGKEAREKDLAWREWPVEQRISHALVNGITEFIDMDTEEARLAAERPLHVIEGPLMAGMNVVGDLFGAGKMFLPQVVKSARVMKQAVAGLLPHMEAEKLANAAKGIDNGERQTAGKILMATVKGDVHDIGKNIVGVVLACNNYEIIDLGVMVPATKILATAREENVDIIGLSGLITPSLDEMAHVAAEMEREGFDIPLLIGGATTSRVHTAVKIHPRYARGQAVYVTDASRAVGVVSNLLSHEAKPAYVEALRAEYRKVTEAHERSERDKQRLSLARARANPHRIDWSNYTPPKPSFLGTRSFAGWDLAELARYIDWTPFFQTWELKGRYPKILEDEKQGAAARQLFEDAQAMLAKIIDEQWFVPKGVIGFWPANAVGDDIRLFTDDTRTTELETFVTLRQQLSKRDGKPNVALSDFVAPRDSGKPDYLGGFVVTAGIEEVAIAQRFERANDDYNSILVKALADRFAEAFAERLHEKVRKEFWGYAPQENLAPEDLISEPYQGIRPAPGYPAQPDHTEKTTLFKLLDAEREAGVTLTESMAMWPGSSVSGMYLSHPESYYFGVAKVERDQVEDYAARKAMSVRDVERWLAPILNYIPAALAEAAE
- a CDS encoding patatin-like phospholipase family protein encodes the protein MFKRVAFALAALAMLGLSGCMHPGRVPAVTVADAAEPTVLGLPNARFYIDTDVALMQEEGAKSVQREFAALRLRPGAPLPPARFLALSGGGDDGAFGAGLLVGWTATGRRPSFKIVTGISTGALIAPFAFLGSDYDGVLRAVYTETSQKDIFTPRMVFAALTNDAMSDTTPLYRMISRYVDANLMARIAKEYRKGRLLLIATTNLDAGRPVIWNIGAIANSGHPQAIETIKRILLASASIPGAFPPVMFDVDVNGVPRQEMHVDGGAVAQVFLYPPTISVKGGPKRKREAYIIRNGRFSVPWTTVDRQTLSIAGRAVNTMITSNGIGDLYRIYATTQRDGVDFNLAVIGPDFTVPYKTPFEQSYMRALFNYGYEAAIAGYKWRKTPPGL
- a CDS encoding xanthine dehydrogenase family protein molybdopterin-binding subunit — its product is MTDFNQPAPGVLVGRSVRRKEDHRFITGAGRFVDDLVVPGVAHARFLRSPHAHAEIGAIDIRAALAMPGVLAVYTGRDLKQAGIGSLPCGWQLKDRAGNPMAEPPHFVLATDKARHVGEPVAVVIAETAAAAQDAIEAVSVDYRVHEAVADVARAILPEAPRVWDEVKGNLCCDWEIGDSSAVAEAIAGAAHVTRIELINNRLAPVPMEGRAALARYDAGTGLFTLHTTSQNPHTARSIICALLGISDGDMRVISPDVGGGFGGKIPVYPEEVCLCWAARQLNRAVRWTSDRTEAFLTDVHGRDHKTWAELALDRDGTFLGLRVRTLANVGAYLSLGGSAIPTFYYAPLLSGVYRLPAIYCNVELVFTHTSRIDAYRGAGRPEATYLLERLVDQAAHELGMDRIALRRRNFIPREAFPYETPVGLTYDSGDHEATLDLALEAADWQGASRRRAEASARGMLHGIGLSTYVEIAGGMPSHQAASLGARGGRSEIAQIRVNPGGSVTVFSGAHSHGQGHETTFAQIVSDRLGIPIESVRIVQGDTDRIPFGRGTAASRSLVLAGSAIIRALAKIEVKLQAIAAHLLEAPTSELSFSEGVFRIAGTNRSVTVKEVAAAAYSLRSYPPGLEAGLDETAAYDPANWTYPGGCHVCELEIDPETGEMKILRIVAVDDVGHIINPMVVEGQIHGALAQGFGQAVTEHCVFDDAGQMLTASLQDYAVPRADDLPDFTVLTHATACEHNPLKAKGCAEVGTVGLPPAIVNAALDAVRPLGITTLDMPLTPDRLWRAIASSR